In one window of Leptidea sinapis chromosome 9, ilLepSina1.1, whole genome shotgun sequence DNA:
- the LOC126965944 gene encoding long-chain-fatty-acid--CoA ligase 5 isoform X3 encodes MSCACCSGVEPIRPPINLGDQSESIKGPELIRVSKFYKDAKNGRYLRYLYDDTRTLYDTFRRGVKESNNGNCLGWREGPNKPYVWQTYNETLLRAKNFGSGLICQGIAPGQNTFVGIYAQNCPEWIMTEQAAYCYSMVIVPLYDTLGANACAFIVNQTEMSVVICEDDKKANLLLDQSPRCLRKLITIRQVSPSTHQRAKSRGVEILKFSDVEIQGAQKDHPCVPPQPENLCTICYTSGTTGTPKGVMLTHENVVASMCSVIMQLGEHRPTKHDIMISFLPLAHMLERCCENALYMVGGAVGFYSGDMRRLADDLSALKPTMMPAVPRLLNRLYDKAQSEISSSKIKKLLFNMGLSAKESELKRGIVRSDSLWDKLVFRKAREGMGGRLRIIVVGSAPLAGNVLTFARCALGCLIVEGYGQTECTAPVTLTVQGDHVPEHVGPPVACCKVKLVDVPEMEYYAAQGQGEICVQGANVFKGYFKEPDKTRQVIDQNGWHHTGDIGKWLPNGTLKIIDRRKHIFKLSQGEYIVPEKIENIYIRSQYVEQVFVHGESLKSCVVAVIVPDVDVVKCWALENGIKGTFSALCENEQVKKMIMDDIQQWGKREGLKTFEQVKDIYLHPDPFSVQNGLLTPTLKAKRPEIKNYFKPQIEDMYKHLD; translated from the exons ATGAGTTGTGCGTGCTGTAGTGGAGTTGAACCTATTCGTCCACCGATAAATCTGGGTGATCAATCGGAGAGTATCAAA GGTCCCGAGCTCATTCGTGTATCGAAATTCTATAAGGACGCAAAAAATGGAAGATACCTCCGCTACCTGTACGACGATACGCGAACCTTATACGACACCTTCCGCCGAGGGGTTAAGGAATCAA ATAATGGCAACTGCCTGGGATGGCGCGAGGGACCAAACAAGCCGTATGTCTGGCAGACGTACAATGAAACGCTGCTGCGAGCGAAAAACTTCGGGTCGGGCCTTATTTGCCAAGGTATCGCGCCGGGACAAAACACTTTTGTAG GTATATACGCGCAAAATTGTCCAGAATGGATAATGACAGAGCAGGCCGCCTACTGCTATTCCATGGTGATAGTTCCCTTGTACGACACCCTCGGAGCCAACGCATGTGCCTTCATTGTAAATCAAA CGGAAATGTCTGTAGTAATATGCGAGGACGACAAAAAAGCCAACCTTTTGTTAGACCAGTCGCCCAGGTGCCTCCGCAAACTGATCACAATCAGGCAAGTCTCACCGTCCACACATCAAAGGGCCAAAAGTCGCGGAGTGGAGATACTCAAGTTCAGCGATGTGGAAATCCAAGGGGCCCAGAAAGATCATCCGTGTGTT CCGCCTCAGCCAGAGAACCTCTGCACTATCTGCTACACATCTGGAACAACAGGCACTCCAAAGGGCGTGATGCTGACCCATGAGAACGTGGTGGCATCTATGTGCAGCGTGATAATGCAGCTTGGAGAGCACCGACCAACGAAACATGACATCATGATCTCCTTCTTGCCTCTAGCGCATATGCTGGAGCGGTGTTGTGAG AATGCTCTATATATGGTTGGAGGTGCAGTCGGTTTCTACAGCGGTGACATGAGAAGACTGGCCGATGATTTGAGCGCACTAAAACCAACAATGATGCCTGCTGTGCCCAGATTGTTGAACAGACTATACGACAAAGCGCAGAGTGAAATATCTAGTTCGAAAATCAAGAAGTTATTATTCAACATGGGTTTATCTGCTAAGGAATCTGAGTTGAAGAG GGGTATTGTAAGATCTGATTCCCTCTGGGATAAATTGGTGTTCCGCAAGGCTCGCGAAGGTATGGGCGGTCGTCTGCGCATTATTGTGGTCGGATCTGCACCGCTTGCCGGAAATGTGTTGACGTTTGCGAGATGCGCTCTTGGCTGTCTG ATCGTAGAAGGCTACGGTCAGACGGAGTGTACTGCGCCGGTGACTCTCACAGTTCAGGGCGACCACGTCCCTGAACATGTCGGGCCTCCCGTCGCTTGCTGCAAAGTGAAG TTAGTGGACGTGCCCGAGATGGAGTATTACGCGGCGCAGGGCCAGGGTGAGATCTGTGTCCAGGGAGCTAATGTATTCAAGGGATACTTCAAGGAGCCAGATAAAACAAGACAAGTCATCGATCAGAACGGTTGGCATCATACTGGAGATATTGGAAAGTGGCTACCA AATGGCACGTTGAAGATCATTGATAGAAGAAAACATATATTCAAATTATCACAAGGGGAGTACATTGTTCCTGAGAAAATAGAAAACATCTACATCAGAAGTCAATACGTCGAGCAGGTGTTTGTACACGGAGAATCACTAAAA TCTTGCGTGGTCGCGGTAATAGTACCAGATGTTGACGTCGTGAAGTGCTGGGCCCTAGAAAATGGCATCAAGGGTACATTCTCGGCCCTGTGTGAAAATGAGCAAGTGAAGAAGATGATAATGGATGATATACAACAGTGGGGGAAACGTGAAGGATTGAAGACATTTGAACAG GTTAAGGACATCTACTTGCATCCTGATCCATTCTCAGTACAAAACGGCCTCCTGACACCGACCCTGAAGGCGAAGCGACCCGAGATAAAGAACTACTTCAAACCGCAAATCGAAGACATGTATAAGCATCTTGATTAA